Proteins encoded in a region of the Mycolicibacterium chitae genome:
- a CDS encoding DUF808 domain-containing protein, which yields MSAGLFGLLDDVAALARLAAASIDDIGAAAGKATAKAAGVVIDDTAVTPQYVQGLAAERELPIIKKIAIGSLRNKLVFILPVALLLSQFAPWALTPILMVGATYLCYEGAEKVWGWLRGHDSHGAPKAAVGGDPEKFMVTGAIRTDFILSAEIMVIALNEVASQAFWPRLIILVVVALVITAAVYGVVAGIVKMDDIGLHLAQRSSRFAQKIGRALVAGMPKLLSALSVIGTIAMLWVGGHILLLGTDTLGWHTLYELVHHAEEAVRGAVAGIGAVLAWLVNTAASAVIGLVVGAVAVAVMHVLPFRKKAAAAH from the coding sequence ATGAGCGCGGGCCTGTTCGGACTTCTCGACGACGTCGCCGCGCTGGCCCGACTGGCCGCGGCCTCGATCGACGATATCGGTGCGGCCGCCGGGAAGGCGACCGCCAAGGCCGCCGGCGTGGTCATCGACGACACGGCGGTGACGCCGCAGTATGTGCAGGGCCTGGCCGCCGAGCGCGAGCTGCCGATCATCAAGAAGATCGCGATCGGCTCGCTGCGCAACAAGCTGGTGTTCATCCTGCCGGTGGCACTGCTACTCAGCCAGTTCGCGCCGTGGGCGCTGACGCCGATCCTGATGGTCGGCGCCACCTACCTGTGTTACGAGGGCGCCGAGAAGGTCTGGGGCTGGCTGCGCGGCCACGACAGTCACGGGGCGCCCAAGGCCGCGGTCGGGGGCGATCCGGAGAAGTTCATGGTGACCGGCGCCATTCGCACCGACTTCATCCTGTCCGCCGAGATCATGGTGATCGCGCTCAACGAGGTCGCCAGCCAGGCTTTCTGGCCGCGGCTGATCATCCTCGTGGTGGTGGCCCTGGTCATCACGGCCGCGGTGTACGGCGTGGTGGCCGGCATCGTCAAGATGGACGACATCGGCCTGCACCTGGCGCAGCGGTCCTCGCGGTTCGCCCAGAAGATCGGACGTGCCCTGGTCGCCGGCATGCCCAAGCTGCTGAGCGCCCTGTCGGTGATCGGCACCATCGCGATGCTCTGGGTGGGCGGGCACATCCTGCTGCTCGGCACCGACACCCTGGGCTGGCACACCCTCTACGAGTTGGTGCACCACGCCGAGGAAGCGGTCCGCGGCGCGGTGGCCGGTATCGGCGCCGTGCTGGCCTGGCTGGTGAACACCGCGGCCTCGGCGGTCATCGGACTGGTGGTCGGCGCGGTGGCGGTCGCCGTCATGCACGTGCTGCCGTTTCGTAAGAAGGCCGCAGCCGCGCACTAG